From Burkholderia savannae, a single genomic window includes:
- a CDS encoding branched-chain amino acid ABC transporter substrate-binding protein, whose translation MVMAVAATHAMADQVVKIGSAEPLTGGIAHLGKDNENGARLAIEEINAKGLTIGGQKITLQLDAQDDAADPRTATQVAQKLVDGKVVAVIGHLNSGTSIPASKIYSDAGIVQISPSATNPAYTQQGFKTTYRVVATDAQQGPALANYAHSKGIKTVAIVDDSTAYGQGLANEFEKRAKALGLKVLSHDATNDKAVDFRAILTKIKGTNPDAIMYGGMDATGGPFAKQAKQLGLRAKVFSGDGVCTEQLPALAGAAADNVVCSQAGAALEKMPGGAAFQAKYEKRFNQPIRFDAPFTYDAVYIVVDAMRRANSTDPAKILAVMPKTNYTGVIGTTVFDAKGDLQHGVISLYDFKGGKKTFLDQVTM comes from the coding sequence ATGGTGATGGCCGTTGCCGCGACTCATGCGATGGCCGACCAGGTCGTGAAGATCGGCAGCGCCGAGCCTTTGACGGGGGGCATCGCCCACCTCGGCAAGGACAACGAGAACGGCGCGCGCCTCGCGATCGAGGAGATCAACGCGAAGGGCCTCACGATCGGCGGCCAGAAGATCACGCTCCAGCTCGACGCGCAGGACGACGCGGCCGACCCGCGCACCGCGACGCAAGTCGCGCAGAAGCTCGTCGACGGCAAGGTCGTCGCGGTCATCGGCCATTTGAATTCCGGCACGTCGATTCCGGCGTCGAAGATCTACAGCGACGCGGGCATCGTGCAGATCTCGCCGTCGGCGACGAATCCGGCCTACACGCAGCAAGGTTTCAAGACGACGTATCGCGTCGTCGCGACCGACGCGCAGCAAGGCCCGGCGCTCGCGAACTACGCGCATTCGAAGGGGATCAAGACGGTCGCCATCGTCGACGATTCGACGGCGTACGGCCAGGGGCTCGCGAACGAATTCGAGAAGCGGGCGAAGGCGCTCGGCCTGAAGGTGCTGTCGCACGACGCGACGAACGACAAGGCGGTCGATTTCCGCGCGATCCTGACGAAGATCAAGGGCACGAATCCCGACGCGATCATGTACGGCGGCATGGACGCGACGGGCGGCCCGTTCGCGAAGCAGGCGAAGCAACTCGGCCTGCGCGCGAAGGTTTTCTCGGGCGACGGCGTGTGCACCGAGCAGTTGCCCGCGCTCGCGGGCGCCGCGGCCGACAACGTCGTGTGCTCGCAAGCGGGCGCGGCGCTCGAGAAGATGCCGGGCGGCGCGGCGTTCCAGGCGAAGTACGAGAAGCGCTTCAACCAGCCGATCCGCTTCGACGCGCCGTTCACGTACGACGCGGTGTACATCGTCGTCGATGCGATGAGGCGCGCGAACTCGACCGATCCGGCGAAGATTCTCGCCGTGATGCCGAAGACGAACTATACGGGCGTGATCGGCACGACGGTCTTCGATGCGAAGGGCGACCTGCAGCACGGCGTGATTTCGCTGTACGACTTCAAGGGCGGCAAGAAGACCTTCCTCGATCAGGTCACGATGTAG
- a CDS encoding TetR/AcrR family transcriptional regulator — protein MPTLDILTRQFPGRRATLKRTILATSLACFNDHGLEPTTIEMIRERCDTSVGNIYHHFGNKDGLIAALFLCAIEDQAQLLADYLGRATTAREGVTALVHSYVDWVSAQPEFARFQFMARTAVASGPRADELAEKNRSRNRRVLAWFAQAPGRDEMAQWPAELLPSLIVGQSENYCRAWLSGRVKATPVKYRDELAVAAWRSVSK, from the coding sequence TTGCCTACCCTCGACATCCTGACGCGGCAGTTTCCCGGCCGCCGCGCCACCCTGAAGCGCACGATCCTCGCGACCTCGCTCGCCTGCTTCAACGACCACGGGCTCGAACCGACGACGATCGAGATGATCCGCGAGCGCTGCGACACCAGCGTCGGCAACATCTATCACCACTTCGGCAACAAGGACGGGCTGATCGCCGCGCTCTTCCTGTGCGCGATCGAAGATCAGGCGCAACTGCTCGCCGACTATCTCGGGCGCGCGACGACCGCGCGGGAAGGCGTCACCGCGCTCGTCCACAGCTATGTCGACTGGGTCAGCGCGCAGCCCGAGTTCGCGCGGTTCCAGTTCATGGCGCGCACGGCGGTCGCGTCGGGGCCGCGCGCCGACGAGCTGGCCGAAAAGAACCGCTCGCGCAATCGCCGCGTGCTCGCCTGGTTCGCGCAGGCGCCGGGGCGCGACGAGATGGCGCAATGGCCGGCCGAACTGCTGCCGTCGCTGATCGTCGGCCAATCGGAGAATTACTGTCGCGCGTGGCTGAGCGGCCGGGTCAAGGCGACGCCCGTCAAGTATCGGGACGAGCTCGCCGTCGCGGCATGGCGGTCGGTGTCGAAGTAA
- the trhA gene encoding PAQR family membrane homeostasis protein TrhA translates to MHVGERFNSITHLVGAVLSVAGLATLVTMGALDGDAYKVVSFSVYGAMLCVLYAISTLYHSVRGPRLKAILQKCDHSAIYLLIAGSYTPFTLVTLRGPWGWSLFGVSWGLAAFGIVQELTLGRRTRSISMALYVLMGWLALVAIRPLIHALPAAGTAWLVAGGVIYSAGIYFFINDERIRHGHGIWHLFVLAGSLCQFVSVAGYVA, encoded by the coding sequence GTGCATGTCGGTGAGCGTTTCAACAGCATTACCCATCTCGTGGGCGCGGTGTTGTCGGTAGCGGGGCTCGCCACGCTGGTGACGATGGGCGCCCTCGACGGCGACGCATACAAGGTGGTGAGCTTCAGCGTGTACGGCGCGATGCTGTGCGTGCTCTACGCGATCTCGACGCTCTACCACAGCGTGCGCGGCCCGCGCCTGAAAGCCATTCTGCAGAAGTGCGATCATTCGGCGATCTATTTGCTGATCGCAGGCAGCTACACCCCGTTCACGCTGGTCACGCTGCGCGGGCCGTGGGGGTGGTCGCTGTTCGGCGTGAGCTGGGGGCTCGCCGCGTTCGGCATCGTGCAGGAGCTCACGCTCGGACGGCGCACGCGCAGCATTTCGATGGCGCTGTACGTCCTGATGGGTTGGCTCGCGCTCGTCGCGATCCGCCCGCTGATCCACGCGCTTCCTGCGGCGGGAACGGCGTGGCTCGTCGCGGGCGGCGTCATCTATAGCGCCGGCATCTACTTCTTCATCAACGACGAGCGCATCCGTCACGGGCACGGCATCTGGCATCTGTTCGTTCTGGCGGGCAGCCTGTGCCAGTTCGTCAGCGTTGCGGGCTACGTCGCGTGA
- a CDS encoding hotdog fold domain-containing protein, translated as MSQVLDMFNAAGAAQFSKMVCQMAPYFGTIEPEVVGLQPGRAEAKVGFRREITNHIGTVHAIALCNAAELVAGLMTQVSIPDGLRWIPKGMTVEYLAKAKTDVTAVADGAAVDWQSEGDKIVPVEITDADGNTVFTARITMNIKA; from the coding sequence ATGAGCCAGGTTCTCGATATGTTCAACGCGGCCGGGGCCGCGCAATTCAGCAAGATGGTTTGTCAGATGGCGCCGTATTTCGGCACGATCGAGCCGGAGGTCGTCGGGTTGCAGCCGGGGCGCGCAGAGGCGAAGGTCGGTTTCCGGCGCGAGATCACCAATCACATCGGCACGGTCCATGCGATCGCGCTGTGCAACGCGGCCGAGCTGGTCGCGGGGCTGATGACCCAGGTGTCGATTCCGGACGGCCTGCGCTGGATTCCGAAGGGCATGACCGTCGAATACCTGGCGAAGGCGAAGACCGACGTGACGGCCGTGGCCGACGGCGCGGCCGTCGACTGGCAGAGCGAAGGCGACAAGATCGTGCCGGTCGAGATCACCGACGCCGACGGCAACACCGTGTTCACCGCGCGGATCACGATGAACATCAAGGCCTGA
- a CDS encoding tannase/feruloyl esterase family alpha/beta hydrolase — translation MKSKHIARRVRLLAAPLACAALQGCGVVVDSALPRLAAATPAAMTETCGTLAAKLRFPNTAFTSVATAAAGALRIAGKPIGEHCVIEGKMNERVSAVDGQTYAIGFEMRLPKAWNGRFFYQANGGLDGNVVTATGDIGGGGPLDNALRMGFAVISSDAGHGAKQNPRFGVDPGVRLDYGYRAVDALTPMAKQVIRIAYGKAPERSYFGGCSNGGRHAMVAAARNAGEYDGVIAGDPGFHLPKAAIGEMFGAQQFARIATATTASGQPDLRSGFTDAERRFVASRILAKCDALDGVADGLVEDVAACQAHFDLNADVPACANGARTGQCLSAAQKRALANVFAGARNGAGDALYASFPFDAGVSGGNWAEWKQGNSVTLDPGAAAFTFTTPPRPASVLANLEAYALGFDMDRDAPAIFATSGVYVESAWSFMTPPDEANLSALKRRGGKLIVYHGTSDPVFSSNDTTDWYARVMQANGGDASDFARFFRVAGMNHCSGGPAADQFDMLTPLVAWVEAGRAPDAIVATARDASNAAPNPDVPASWGAGRTRPLCPYPRVARYDGGDVNSAASFSCR, via the coding sequence ATGAAATCCAAGCACATCGCGCGTCGCGTTCGCCTGCTCGCCGCGCCGCTCGCATGCGCCGCGCTGCAGGGCTGCGGCGTCGTCGTCGATTCCGCGCTGCCGCGCCTCGCCGCCGCGACGCCTGCCGCGATGACCGAAACCTGCGGCACGCTCGCCGCGAAGCTGCGCTTTCCGAACACCGCGTTCACGTCGGTCGCGACCGCGGCGGCGGGCGCGCTCCGCATCGCCGGCAAGCCGATCGGCGAGCATTGCGTGATCGAGGGCAAGATGAACGAGCGGGTGAGCGCGGTCGACGGGCAGACGTATGCGATCGGCTTCGAGATGCGGCTGCCGAAGGCGTGGAACGGCCGCTTCTTCTATCAGGCGAACGGCGGGCTCGACGGCAACGTCGTGACCGCGACGGGCGACATCGGCGGCGGCGGGCCGCTCGACAACGCGCTCAGGATGGGCTTCGCGGTGATCAGCTCCGACGCGGGGCACGGCGCGAAGCAGAATCCGCGCTTCGGCGTCGATCCCGGCGTGCGGCTCGATTACGGCTATCGCGCGGTCGATGCGCTGACGCCGATGGCGAAGCAGGTGATCCGGATCGCGTACGGCAAGGCGCCGGAGCGCAGCTACTTCGGCGGCTGCTCGAACGGCGGCCGTCATGCGATGGTCGCGGCGGCGCGCAACGCGGGCGAATACGACGGCGTCATCGCGGGCGATCCGGGCTTCCATCTGCCGAAGGCGGCGATCGGCGAGATGTTCGGCGCGCAGCAGTTCGCGCGGATCGCGACCGCGACGACCGCGTCGGGCCAGCCGGACCTCCGCAGCGGCTTCACCGACGCCGAGCGGCGGTTCGTCGCGAGCCGCATTCTCGCGAAGTGCGACGCGCTCGACGGCGTTGCCGACGGGCTCGTCGAGGACGTCGCCGCCTGCCAGGCGCACTTCGATCTGAACGCCGACGTGCCGGCCTGCGCGAACGGCGCGCGCACCGGCCAATGCCTGAGCGCCGCGCAGAAGCGCGCGCTCGCGAACGTGTTCGCCGGCGCGCGCAACGGCGCGGGCGACGCGCTGTACGCGAGCTTTCCTTTCGACGCGGGCGTGAGCGGCGGCAACTGGGCCGAATGGAAGCAGGGCAATTCGGTGACGCTCGATCCGGGCGCGGCGGCGTTCACGTTCACGACGCCGCCGCGGCCCGCGTCGGTGCTCGCGAACCTCGAGGCGTACGCGCTCGGCTTCGACATGGACCGCGACGCGCCGGCGATCTTCGCGACGAGCGGCGTGTACGTGGAATCCGCGTGGTCGTTCATGACGCCGCCCGACGAGGCGAACCTGTCCGCGCTGAAGCGGCGCGGCGGCAAGCTGATCGTCTATCACGGCACGAGCGACCCGGTGTTCTCTTCGAACGACACGACCGACTGGTACGCGCGCGTGATGCAGGCGAACGGCGGCGACGCGAGCGACTTCGCGCGTTTTTTTCGCGTCGCGGGGATGAACCATTGCTCGGGCGGGCCGGCCGCCGACCAGTTCGACATGCTGACGCCGCTCGTTGCGTGGGTCGAGGCGGGCCGCGCGCCCGACGCGATCGTCGCGACCGCGCGCGACGCGTCGAACGCGGCGCCGAATCCGGACGTGCCGGCGTCGTGGGGCGCGGGGCGCACGCGGCCGCTGTGCCCTTATCCGCGCGTCGCGCGCTACGACGGGGGCGACGTGAATTCGGCGGCGAGCTTCAGTTGCCGATAG